The following proteins are co-located in the Methanobrevibacter sp. genome:
- the carA gene encoding glutamine-hydrolyzing carbamoyl-phosphate synthase small subunit has product MVKIAKLALEDGTVLKGEAFGYETTKLGELVFSTGMGGYTESLTDPSFKGEILMSTYPLEGNHGVSEKWYQSDKIQVEGFVCREVCREVSNWGPQKTLDEFLKEFETPGISGIDTRDLTLKIRERGSLKAAITTEDIDDDKLIEMAKSQPSIEDIDVVPLVSTKEIKIFNEDADKKVALIDCGVKKNIINSFLERDIGVILFPYDTDYKTILDYSPNGLMITSGPGNPDRVTETIETMKKLSNRLPIFGICMGQQLIAKSFGARSYKMKFGHRGENQPVKDLNTGKVFITSQNHGFTIDKESLKETDLVLTHVNLNDGTPEGISHKELPLHCIQYHPEAGPGPNDTRSTFDEFSQMMDDY; this is encoded by the coding sequence ATGGTAAAAATAGCTAAATTGGCTTTGGAAGATGGAACTGTTTTAAAAGGTGAAGCATTCGGTTATGAAACCACCAAATTAGGAGAACTTGTTTTTTCTACAGGTATGGGTGGTTATACTGAATCATTAACTGATCCGTCTTTTAAAGGAGAAATATTAATGTCTACTTACCCATTGGAAGGAAATCATGGTGTAAGTGAGAAGTGGTATCAATCTGATAAAATTCAGGTTGAAGGATTTGTCTGTCGTGAGGTATGTCGTGAAGTTTCCAACTGGGGACCTCAAAAAACTTTGGATGAATTCTTAAAAGAATTTGAAACCCCTGGAATTAGTGGAATCGATACTCGTGATTTAACTTTAAAAATCAGGGAAAGAGGTTCACTTAAAGCCGCAATAACAACAGAAGACATAGATGACGACAAGTTAATTGAAATGGCAAAGTCTCAACCAAGTATTGAAGATATTGATGTTGTGCCTTTGGTTTCAACTAAAGAAATTAAAATATTCAATGAAGACGCCGATAAAAAAGTTGCACTAATTGACTGTGGTGTTAAAAAGAATATCATTAACTCATTTTTAGAAAGGGACATTGGAGTTATTCTATTCCCTTATGATACTGATTATAAAACTATTTTAGATTACTCTCCAAATGGTTTGATGATTACTTCAGGACCTGGAAATCCTGATAGGGTGACTGAAACTATTGAAACTATGAAAAAGTTATCAAACAGACTCCCTATTTTTGGAATTTGTATGGGTCAGCAATTGATTGCCAAATCATTCGGTGCAAGGTCATACAAAATGAAATTTGGACACCGTGGTGAAAACCAACCAGTAAAAGATTTAAACACTGGAAAAGTATTTATCACATCACAAAACCATGGATTCACAATAGATAAGGAATCCTTAAAAGAAACAGATTTAGTATTAACTCATGTTAACTTGAATGACGGAACTCCGGAAGGTATTTCACACAAGGAATTACCTTTGCATTGTATACAGTACCATCCTGAAGCAGGTCCGGGTCCAAATGATACAAGAAGCACTTTTGATGAGTTCAGTCAAATGATGGATGATTATTAA
- a CDS encoding flavin reductase family protein, producing MRKNFEKAMVTPLPVLMIGTYDEEGNANVMNIAWGGQCGPKHIAINIGLPEVEKKTLTNIKSKKEFTLSYATKDTMAISDYFGLFSGNVVDKIAEAEVTVEKAENVDAPIIAEYPLTAECKVIEMVENDLGEMHVIGEIVNVSADESILDDDGNVSVDKLQPIAFDSIGNTYRIVGDVVGTAFEDGIKVKK from the coding sequence ATGAGAAAAAACTTTGAAAAAGCAATGGTAACTCCGCTTCCAGTCCTAATGATTGGAACTTATGACGAAGAAGGAAACGCAAATGTAATGAATATCGCTTGGGGAGGTCAATGTGGACCAAAACATATCGCAATCAACATTGGACTTCCAGAAGTGGAAAAAAAGACTTTAACAAACATTAAATCTAAAAAAGAATTCACACTAAGCTATGCAACTAAAGACACAATGGCGATATCCGATTACTTTGGATTATTCTCTGGAAATGTAGTTGACAAAATAGCTGAAGCAGAAGTGACTGTCGAAAAAGCAGAAAATGTAGATGCTCCAATAATTGCAGAATATCCTTTAACAGCAGAATGCAAAGTAATAGAAATGGTCGAAAATGATTTGGGAGAAATGCACGTTATTGGTGAAATCGTTAATGTCAGTGCAGACGAATCAATTTTAGACGACGATGGAAATGTATCTGTCGACAAATTACAGCCAATAGCATTTGATTCAATAGGAAATACCTACAGAATTGTTGGAGATGTTGTTGGAACCGCATTCGAAGATGGAATTAAAGTTAAAAAATAA